In a single window of the Pocillopora verrucosa isolate sample1 chromosome 4, ASM3666991v2, whole genome shotgun sequence genome:
- the LOC131779288 gene encoding leucine-rich repeat-containing protein 61 has product MARAGGSKSSVLTSHLLKSRTGEFDLESISFLDLSGMGLQDISCIGDCMGLLHLDISDNSLSDLSHLSELKLLETLNVSCNKLSSLDGIEELSNISSLNLSGNMITSVNSLSCLTKLEHLRVLRLHDSVQGFSNPVCASQENYKKVVCKLLPKLRTLDGERVSGKGADLYEMCDELDAILRDNDLQTEHGVALKTIPWNTDKLLSLPHTSMQDKSVEEAEKGFSDVMLQCKKINEDAEKAIRNAKEALWNP; this is encoded by the exons ATGGCGAGGGCTGGAG GCTCAAAGTCTTCAGTCTTAACTTCCCATTTGCTTAAGAGCAGAACTGGTGAATTTGATCTGGAGAGCATCAGTTTCCTGGATCTCAGTGGAATGG GGTTACAGGACATCAGCTGTATTGGTGACTGTATGGGACTTCTGCATCTGGACATTTCTGATAACAGCCTCTCTGATCTGAGTCATTTGA GTGAACTAAAGCTCCTTGAGACATTGAATGTTTCTTGCAACAAACTCTCCTCCCTCG ATGGAATTGAAGAACTTTCAAATATATCTTCTTTGAATTTGTCTGGCAACATGATAACAAG TGTTAACAGCCTTTCATGTTTGACCAAACTGGAGCATTTGCGAGTACTTAGACTTCATGACTCAGTACAAGGATTTTCAAATCCTG TTTGTGCCTCTCAAGAGAACTACAAGAAAGTGGTGTGTAAACTTTTACCAAAGCTCAGGACTCTTGATG GTGAACGTGTTAGTGGCAAAGGAGCAGACCTGTATGAGATGTGTGATGAACTGGATGCAATTCTCAGAG ATAACGATTTGCAAACAGAACATGGAGTTGCTCTCAAAACAATACCATGGAATACAG ATAAACTGCTTTCTCTGCCGCATACTTCAATGCAAGATAAGAGTGTAGAGGAAGCTGAAAAAGGATTTAGTG ATGTGATGCTCCAGTGTAAGAAGATCAATGAGGATGCGGAGAAGGCCATTCGAAATGCCAAAGAAGCGTTGTGGAACCCCTGA
- the LOC136280254 gene encoding thrombospondin-2-like, translating into MFGIDSGLRTTFTKAFEKMMPMSLLSFAVLCFASMVIQADGCLFSSGCSKRDCIVSSWSKWSNCTQPCGEGGTQWRTRRVTKGARCGGSCSYLLADIRSCNDVCPNGGTPVFGKCHCKPGYSGKCCTGVDGGWSNWSNWTACSKTCEVGIKSRTRKCSEPVPQNGGKSCQGLAREKKKCGDKQPCHIDDGWSDWSEWTPCSEECGKGIQERARNCTRREPNFGGKPCEGQAEEIRECNNNCEEDIFGRFS; encoded by the exons ATGTTCGGAATTGATTCTGGCCTCAGAACG ACTTTCACGAAGGCCTTTGAGAAAATGATGCCAATGTCACTTTTATCCTTTGCTGTGCTCTGCTTTGCGTCGATGGTAATTCAGGCAGATGGATGCCTGTTCAGCTCGGGCTGCAGCAAAAGGGACTGTATTGTAAGTTCCTGGTCCAAGTGGAGTAACTGTACTCAGCCATGTGGTGAAGGGGGAACACAATGGCGCACACGCCGGGTGACTAAAGGAGCCCGATGTGGTGGGTCGTGTTCGTACTTGCTCGCAGATATCCGGTCATGTAACGATGTATGTCCCAACGGTGGGACTCCAGTTTTTGGTAAATGCCATTGTAAACCAGGCTATAGTGGAAAGTGCTGCACTGGAG ttgatgGAGGTTGGTCAAATTGGAGCAACTGGACAGCTTGTTCGAAAACCTGTGAAGTTGGGATCAAATCACGAACGCGGAAGTGCTCCGAACCGGTGCCGCAAAACGGCGGGAAATCATGTCAGGGGTTagcgagagaaaaaaagaagtgcGGTGACAAGCAGCCATGCCACA TTGACGATGGTTGGTCGGATTGGAGTGAATGGACTCCCTGCAGCGAAGAATGTGGCAAAGGGATTCAAGAGCGTGCTCGTAACTGCACCCGACGGGAGCCTAATTTTGGCGGGAAACCTTGCGAAGGACAGGCTGAGGAAATTCGAGAGTGCAACAACAACTGTGAAGAAGACATATTCGgccgtttttcataa